A portion of the Streptomyces platensis genome contains these proteins:
- a CDS encoding MFS transporter, whose protein sequence is MAVWGIGVAVYFVAITYRTSLGVAGLDAADRFHINASALSTFSILQLLVYAGMQIPVGLLVDRLGAKKVLTIGVVLYTAGQFGFALSSSYAMALGSRALLGCGDAMTFISVLRLGARWFPARRGPMIAQIAALVGMAGNLVSTLVLARFLHSFGWTPTFAASAAGGIVVLIVLLLFLKDHPEGFEPPPASAAHTGSGFVRRQIADAWREPGTRLGMWVHFTTQFPAMVFLLLWGLPFLVEAQGLSRGTAGELLTLVVLSNMAVGLIFGQVIARHHAARTPLALGTVGATALLWGLVLAWPADHAPMALLIVLCAVLGACGPASMIGFDFARPANPPERQGTASGIVNMGGFTASMTTLLAVGVLLDATGDNYRIAFASMFVLEALGVSQILRLRRRAARRERERLVVSRVEAVHVPA, encoded by the coding sequence ATGGCGGTCTGGGGCATCGGTGTCGCGGTCTACTTCGTCGCGATCACCTACCGCACCAGCCTCGGCGTGGCCGGGCTGGACGCCGCTGACCGCTTCCATATCAACGCCTCGGCGCTGTCGACGTTCTCCATCCTCCAGCTGCTGGTGTACGCGGGGATGCAGATCCCCGTCGGTCTGCTGGTCGACCGGCTCGGCGCCAAGAAGGTGCTGACGATCGGTGTGGTGCTCTACACCGCCGGCCAGTTCGGCTTTGCGCTCTCCTCGTCGTACGCCATGGCGCTCGGCTCGCGTGCACTGCTCGGCTGCGGGGATGCGATGACCTTCATCAGCGTGCTGCGGCTGGGCGCCCGGTGGTTCCCGGCCCGCCGCGGCCCGATGATCGCTCAGATCGCCGCGCTGGTGGGGATGGCGGGCAACCTCGTCTCCACGCTCGTCCTCGCCCGCTTCCTGCACTCCTTCGGCTGGACTCCGACCTTCGCCGCCAGCGCGGCCGGCGGCATCGTCGTGCTGATCGTGCTGCTGCTCTTCCTCAAGGACCACCCCGAGGGCTTCGAGCCGCCGCCCGCGTCCGCCGCGCACACCGGCTCCGGATTCGTGCGTCGGCAGATCGCGGACGCCTGGCGGGAGCCCGGTACCCGGCTGGGCATGTGGGTGCACTTCACCACCCAGTTCCCCGCGATGGTGTTCCTGCTGCTCTGGGGCCTGCCGTTCCTCGTCGAGGCACAGGGGCTGTCCCGCGGCACCGCCGGTGAACTGCTCACCCTCGTGGTGCTCTCCAACATGGCGGTGGGCCTGATCTTCGGCCAGGTCATCGCCCGCCATCACGCGGCCCGTACGCCACTGGCACTGGGCACCGTGGGCGCCACGGCGCTGCTGTGGGGGCTGGTGCTGGCCTGGCCGGCCGATCACGCCCCGATGGCGCTGCTGATCGTGCTGTGTGCGGTGCTGGGCGCCTGTGGCCCCGCCTCGATGATCGGCTTCGACTTCGCGCGGCCCGCCAACCCGCCCGAGCGCCAGGGCACCGCCTCCGGCATCGTCAACATGGGCGGCTTCACCGCCTCGATGACGACCCTGCTCGCCGTCGGAGTGCTGCTGGACGCGACCGGCGACAACTACCGGATCGCCTTCGCCTCGATGTTCGTCCTGGAGGCGCTCGGCGTCTCGCAGATCCTGCGGCTGCGTCGGCGTGCGGCGCGGCGTGAGCGCGAACGGCTGGTCGTCAGCCGGGTCGAGGCGGTTCACGTGCCGGCCTGA
- a CDS encoding GntR family transcriptional regulator, which yields MPSASTPTAPARESTVKQPPAAERVYAHIKDAVLDRRYEGGMLLTEGELADAVGVSRTPVREALLRLEVEGLIKLYPKKGALVLPVSAQEIADVVETRLLVEKHAAAKAVPASEALVGELTELLETMREQAASGDLAAVSVTDRAFHAAIVRSAGNQILDRLYEQLRDRQLRMGVAVMHAHPDRIAKNITEHAEILEALRAGDADAATEVVQRHVSWVRNLAQGDVR from the coding sequence ATGCCCTCAGCGTCCACGCCCACCGCGCCTGCCAGAGAGTCCACCGTCAAGCAGCCGCCCGCCGCCGAGCGGGTCTACGCCCATATCAAGGACGCCGTCCTGGACCGCCGCTACGAGGGCGGCATGCTGCTCACCGAGGGCGAGCTGGCCGACGCCGTGGGGGTGTCACGGACACCGGTGCGCGAGGCGCTGCTGCGGCTGGAGGTCGAGGGGCTGATCAAGCTCTACCCCAAGAAGGGCGCGCTGGTGCTGCCGGTCTCCGCGCAGGAGATCGCCGATGTCGTCGAGACCCGGCTGCTGGTGGAGAAGCACGCCGCGGCCAAGGCGGTGCCCGCCAGTGAGGCGCTGGTCGGCGAGCTGACCGAGCTGCTGGAGACGATGCGGGAGCAGGCCGCGTCCGGTGATCTGGCCGCCGTGTCCGTCACCGACCGCGCCTTCCACGCCGCCATCGTGCGCAGCGCCGGCAACCAGATCCTGGACCGGCTCTATGAGCAGCTGCGCGACCGTCAGCTGCGGATGGGCGTCGCGGTGATGCATGCCCATCCGGACCGGATCGCCAAGAACATCACCGAGCATGCGGAGATCCTGGAGGCGCTGCGCGCCGGTGACGCGGACGCCGCGACCGAGGTCGTGCAGCGTCACGTCAGCTGGGTCCGCAACCTGGCGCAAGGGGACGTGCGATGA
- a CDS encoding GNAT family N-acetyltransferase, whose translation MSTEMIIRPYQPSDQDVVTDLWSRAARQAHPFLDGEGAGERARLLREVYLVQAENWVAEREGRVIGLLGLLTGGPGDGDRPGTEVGGLFVAPEAQGGGIGRELLEHAAALHGALTLEVFEGNDRARRFYAHLGFTERGRRTDEETGHPLISMERGAPLKSVSWLHLREGRLLSVRTRGNDTFYLPGGKYEPGETAREALSRELGEELGLVVPADELSEAFVIHAVAHGKNGRRLHMTCFTGGPQDIAPAPGREIAEYAWFDRQEARERCAPAHAQVVNRLVAQGRMPG comes from the coding sequence ATGAGCACCGAAATGATCATCCGGCCCTACCAACCCTCCGACCAGGACGTGGTCACCGATCTGTGGTCCCGGGCCGCGCGGCAGGCGCATCCCTTCCTCGACGGGGAGGGCGCGGGCGAACGGGCCCGGCTCCTCCGTGAGGTGTACCTCGTCCAGGCGGAGAACTGGGTGGCCGAGCGCGAGGGCCGCGTCATCGGACTGCTCGGACTGCTGACCGGCGGGCCCGGGGACGGCGACCGGCCCGGGACCGAGGTCGGCGGGCTTTTCGTGGCGCCGGAGGCCCAAGGGGGCGGAATCGGGCGGGAGTTGCTGGAGCATGCGGCGGCCCTGCACGGCGCGCTGACCCTGGAGGTCTTCGAGGGCAACGACCGGGCCCGCCGCTTCTACGCCCACCTCGGCTTCACGGAGCGCGGGCGGCGGACGGACGAGGAGACCGGCCATCCGCTGATCTCCATGGAGCGCGGCGCACCGCTGAAGTCGGTGAGCTGGCTGCATCTGCGCGAGGGGCGGCTGCTGAGCGTACGGACGCGGGGGAACGACACGTTCTATCTCCCGGGCGGCAAGTACGAGCCCGGCGAGACCGCCCGGGAGGCGCTGTCCCGCGAGCTCGGTGAGGAACTCGGCCTGGTGGTACCCGCCGACGAGCTGTCGGAGGCCTTTGTCATCCATGCCGTCGCCCACGGCAAGAACGGGCGCCGGCTGCACATGACCTGCTTCACCGGCGGGCCCCAGGACATCGCACCGGCCCCCGGCCGGGAGATCGCCGAATACGCCTGGTTCGACCGCCAGGAAGCGCGGGAGCGCTGCGCCCCCGCCCATGCGCAGGTCGTGAACCGGTTGGTCGCGCAGGGGCGGATGCCGGGCTGA
- a CDS encoding dihydrolipoamide acetyltransferase family protein has product MTASTANAQRFREFKMPDVGEGLTEAEILKWYVKPGDTVTDGQVVCEVETAKAAVELPIPYDGVVHELNFGEGVTVDVGTVIISVDTDPGAGPATAPAAVEAPQEAAKAEEEAEPQGRQAVLVGYGAAPSSTKRRARKPQPGVPAQPEPVSAALQAELNARTAPAPVAPVAPVANGTSAGSAGRPLAKPPVRKLAKDLGIDLATIVPSGPDGIITREDVHAAAAPAVAPAAPAAASAPVAEAVAPAETGVVSAAARERRVPVKGVRKATAQAMVASAFTAPHVTEFITVDVTRTMKLVQELKQDPDMAGLRVNPLLLVARAFLVALKRHPEANAAWDEARQEIVYKDYVNLGIAAATPRGLIVPNIKDAGVKTLPQLAAELGDLVATAREGKTSPAAMSGGTVTITNVGVFGVDTGTPILNPGESAILAFGAVKLQPWVHKGKVKARQVTTLALSFDHRLIDGELGSKLLADIAAVLERPKRLITWG; this is encoded by the coding sequence ATGACTGCAAGTACCGCCAACGCTCAGCGCTTCCGCGAGTTCAAGATGCCCGACGTCGGCGAAGGGCTGACCGAGGCCGAGATTCTCAAGTGGTACGTCAAGCCGGGCGACACCGTCACCGACGGCCAGGTCGTCTGTGAGGTCGAGACCGCCAAGGCCGCTGTCGAACTGCCCATTCCCTATGACGGGGTGGTGCACGAGCTGAACTTCGGCGAGGGCGTCACCGTCGATGTCGGCACCGTCATCATCTCCGTGGACACCGACCCCGGCGCCGGGCCCGCCACGGCACCGGCCGCGGTCGAGGCCCCGCAGGAGGCCGCCAAGGCCGAGGAGGAGGCCGAGCCGCAGGGCCGGCAGGCGGTGCTGGTCGGCTACGGCGCCGCGCCGTCCTCGACCAAGCGCCGGGCCCGCAAGCCTCAGCCGGGGGTGCCGGCCCAGCCGGAGCCCGTGAGCGCCGCGCTCCAGGCGGAGCTGAACGCGCGCACGGCGCCCGCACCGGTCGCGCCCGTGGCTCCGGTCGCGAACGGCACGAGTGCCGGGTCCGCCGGCCGGCCGCTGGCCAAGCCGCCGGTGCGCAAGCTGGCCAAGGACCTCGGGATCGATCTGGCGACGATCGTCCCGAGCGGGCCGGACGGCATCATCACCCGTGAGGACGTGCACGCGGCCGCCGCCCCGGCAGTGGCTCCGGCCGCACCGGCGGCGGCTTCGGCCCCCGTCGCCGAGGCGGTCGCCCCGGCGGAGACCGGTGTCGTCAGCGCCGCCGCCCGTGAGCGGCGGGTGCCCGTCAAGGGCGTACGCAAGGCCACCGCTCAGGCGATGGTCGCCAGCGCCTTCACCGCGCCGCATGTCACGGAGTTCATCACCGTCGATGTGACCCGCACGATGAAGCTCGTCCAGGAGCTCAAGCAGGACCCGGACATGGCGGGGCTGCGGGTCAACCCGCTGCTGCTGGTCGCCAGGGCCTTCCTGGTGGCCCTCAAGCGTCACCCCGAGGCCAATGCGGCCTGGGACGAGGCGCGGCAGGAGATCGTCTACAAGGACTACGTGAACCTCGGGATCGCGGCGGCCACCCCGCGTGGGCTGATCGTCCCGAACATCAAGGACGCCGGAGTCAAGACGCTGCCCCAACTCGCGGCGGAACTGGGCGATCTGGTCGCCACCGCCCGCGAGGGCAAGACCTCACCCGCGGCGATGTCCGGTGGCACGGTCACCATCACCAACGTCGGCGTCTTCGGCGTCGACACCGGTACGCCGATCCTCAACCCGGGGGAGTCGGCGATCCTCGCCTTCGGCGCGGTCAAGCTCCAGCCGTGGGTCCACAAGGGCAAGGTGAAGGCGCGCCAGGTCACCACCCTTGCGCTGTCCTTCGACCACCGGCTCATCGACGGCGAGCTGGGCTCCAAGCTCCTCGCGGATATCGCGGCGGTGCTGGAGCGGCCCAAGCGGCTCATCACCTGGGGGTGA
- a CDS encoding alpha-ketoacid dehydrogenase subunit beta translates to MAVFEKITIAKAINESLRASMEADPKVLVMGEDVGKLGGVFRVTDGLQKDFGEDRVIDTPLAESGIVGTAIGMALRGYRPVVEIQFDGFVFPAYDQIVTQLAKMHARALGKVKVPVVIRIPYAGGIGAVEHHSESPEALFAHVAGLKIVSPSNSSDAYWMLQQAIAGDDPVIYFEPKRRYHDKSRLDTESIPDPLHKARIARTGSDLTLAAYGPMVKVCQDVANVAAEEGKSLEVVDLRSLSPIDFDTVQSSVQKTGRLVVVHEAPVFFGAGAEIAARITERCFYHLEAPVLRVGGFHSPYPPSRLEDEYLPGLDRVLDAVDRALAY, encoded by the coding sequence ATGGCCGTCTTCGAGAAGATCACCATCGCCAAGGCGATCAATGAGTCGCTGCGTGCCTCCATGGAGGCCGACCCCAAGGTCCTCGTCATGGGTGAGGACGTCGGCAAGCTCGGCGGCGTCTTCCGTGTCACCGACGGACTCCAGAAGGACTTCGGCGAGGACCGGGTGATCGACACCCCGCTCGCCGAGTCCGGCATCGTCGGCACCGCGATCGGTATGGCGCTGCGCGGCTACCGCCCGGTCGTCGAGATCCAGTTCGACGGCTTCGTCTTCCCCGCCTACGACCAGATCGTCACCCAGCTCGCGAAGATGCACGCCCGTGCGCTGGGCAAGGTCAAGGTGCCGGTCGTCATCCGCATCCCGTACGCGGGCGGTATCGGTGCGGTCGAGCACCACTCCGAGTCCCCCGAGGCGCTCTTCGCGCATGTCGCGGGCCTCAAGATCGTTTCTCCCTCGAACTCCTCCGACGCCTACTGGATGCTCCAGCAGGCCATCGCGGGCGATGACCCGGTCATCTACTTCGAGCCCAAGCGCCGCTACCACGACAAGTCGCGGCTGGACACCGAGTCGATCCCGGACCCGCTGCACAAGGCCCGGATCGCCCGGACCGGCTCCGACCTCACGCTGGCCGCCTACGGTCCGATGGTCAAGGTCTGCCAGGACGTCGCCAATGTCGCGGCCGAGGAGGGCAAGTCGCTCGAGGTCGTCGACCTGCGCTCGCTCTCCCCGATCGACTTCGACACCGTGCAGTCCTCGGTGCAGAAGACCGGCCGGCTCGTCGTTGTCCACGAAGCCCCGGTCTTCTTCGGCGCCGGTGCGGAGATCGCCGCCCGGATCACCGAGCGGTGCTTCTACCACCTGGAGGCCCCCGTCCTGCGGGTCGGCGGTTTCCACTCCCCGTATCCGCCCTCCCGTCTGGAGGACGAGTACCTTCCGGGACTGGACCGGGTGCTCGACGCCGTTGATCGTGCGTTGGCGTACTGA
- the pdhA gene encoding pyruvate dehydrogenase (acetyl-transferring) E1 component subunit alpha, with protein sequence MTVEGTAQRKNARGSSKRTTAKKATPAKKASPAKARNSGRPDEAEQDQLVQLLTPEGKRIEHPDYSIDLSAEELRGLYRDMVLTRKFDAEATTLQRQGELGLWASLLGQEAAQIGSGRALRDDDYVFPTYREHGVAWCRGVDPTNLLGMFRGVNHGGWDPNSNNFHLYTIVIGSQTLHATGYAMGVQKDGADSAVIAYFGDGASSQGDVAESFTFSAVYNAPVVFFCQNNQWAISEPTEKQTRVPLYQRARGFGFPGVRVDGNDVLACLAVTKAALERARTGQGPMLIEAFTYRMGAHTTSDDPTKYRADEERVAWEAKDPILRLRTYLEAEGLVDEAYLASIDEESEALGKRVRDAVRAMPDPDDMAIFENVYADGHALVDEERAQFAAYQASFADADAAAEGN encoded by the coding sequence GTGACCGTGGAAGGCACTGCGCAGCGGAAAAACGCCCGCGGCAGCAGCAAGCGCACCACCGCCAAAAAGGCGACGCCGGCAAAGAAGGCGTCCCCGGCCAAGGCCCGGAACTCCGGCCGGCCCGACGAGGCGGAGCAGGATCAGCTCGTACAACTGCTGACGCCCGAAGGCAAGCGGATCGAGCACCCGGACTACTCGATCGACCTTTCCGCCGAAGAGCTGCGCGGCCTCTACCGCGACATGGTGCTGACGCGGAAGTTCGATGCCGAGGCGACCACCCTCCAGCGCCAGGGCGAACTGGGCCTGTGGGCCTCGCTGCTGGGCCAGGAGGCCGCTCAGATCGGCTCGGGCCGCGCGCTGCGCGATGACGACTACGTCTTTCCGACCTACCGCGAGCACGGCGTGGCGTGGTGCCGCGGAGTCGACCCGACGAACCTGCTGGGCATGTTCCGCGGGGTCAATCACGGCGGCTGGGACCCCAACAGCAACAACTTCCACCTGTACACGATCGTCATCGGCTCGCAGACGCTGCACGCGACCGGCTATGCGATGGGTGTGCAGAAGGACGGCGCGGATTCCGCGGTCATCGCCTATTTCGGTGACGGTGCTTCCAGCCAGGGAGATGTCGCGGAATCCTTCACGTTCTCCGCGGTCTACAACGCCCCGGTCGTGTTCTTCTGCCAGAACAACCAGTGGGCGATTTCCGAACCCACCGAGAAGCAGACCCGGGTGCCGCTCTACCAGCGCGCCCGCGGATTCGGCTTCCCCGGCGTACGGGTCGACGGCAATGACGTGCTGGCCTGTCTGGCGGTGACCAAGGCGGCGCTGGAGCGGGCGCGCACCGGCCAGGGTCCGATGCTGATCGAGGCGTTCACGTACCGCATGGGCGCGCACACCACCTCCGACGACCCGACGAAGTACCGGGCGGACGAGGAGCGGGTGGCCTGGGAGGCGAAGGACCCGATCCTGCGGTTGCGGACGTACCTGGAGGCCGAGGGCCTGGTCGACGAGGCGTATCTCGCGTCGATCGACGAGGAGAGCGAGGCCCTGGGCAAGCGGGTCCGCGATGCCGTGCGTGCCATGCCCGACCCGGACGACATGGCGATCTTCGAGAATGTCTATGCCGACGGGCATGCGCTCGTCGATGAGGAGCGCGCGCAGTTCGCCGCGTACCAGGCGTCGTTCGCCGACGCCGATGCCGCCGCGGAGGGGAACTGA
- a CDS encoding response regulator produces the protein MREDGKITVFLLDDHEVVRRGVHEMLSVEEDIEVVGEAGTAADALVRIPATRPDVAVLDVRLPDGSGVEVCREIRSQDEDIKCLMLTSFADDEALFDAIMAGASGYVLKAIRGNELLSAVREVAAGKSLLDPVATARVLERLRDGNAAKGDDRLASLTDQERRILDLIGEGMTNRAIGARLHLAEKTIKNYVSSLLSKLGMERRSQAAAYVARMQAERH, from the coding sequence GTGCGCGAAGACGGAAAAATCACGGTATTCCTGCTCGACGACCACGAAGTTGTCCGGCGCGGCGTCCACGAAATGCTCTCGGTCGAGGAGGACATCGAGGTGGTCGGCGAGGCCGGCACCGCCGCAGATGCCCTGGTCAGGATCCCGGCGACCCGTCCGGACGTAGCGGTGCTCGACGTCCGGCTTCCGGATGGGAGCGGTGTCGAGGTCTGCCGCGAGATCCGTTCGCAGGACGAGGACATCAAATGCCTGATGCTCACCTCGTTCGCGGATGACGAGGCCCTTTTCGATGCGATTATGGCCGGTGCGTCCGGTTATGTCCTCAAGGCCATCCGGGGGAACGAACTGCTCTCCGCGGTCCGCGAGGTGGCGGCCGGGAAGTCACTGCTCGACCCCGTGGCCACCGCCCGGGTGCTGGAGCGGCTGCGCGACGGCAACGCCGCGAAGGGCGACGACCGGCTGGCGAGCCTCACCGACCAGGAGCGCAGGATCCTCGATCTGATCGGCGAGGGAATGACCAATCGCGCTATCGGCGCACGGCTCCATCTCGCCGAGAAAACGATCAAGAATTACGTTTCCAGTCTGCTGTCCAAGCTCGGAATGGAGCGCCGCTCCCAGGCCGCCGCCTATGTCGCCCGAATGCAGGCGGAACGGCACTGA
- a CDS encoding phosphotransferase has translation MLRSSVVRTAATPDRDTLGSLLRHYAGAGAPLSCEPVAEGLLNHGYFLATTRGRYFLKHHLDGDHAALTRQHRATYRLAALGLPVAPPIAHTDGRTVTVLDGRCYALHPWVEGRHLGGAALTRDQSRRLGGLLGLVHTALEEVMADEPHPPRPPCADAGADPERTFETIDELLALARGARPRTSFDELAEHRLLERRALLAQQAHRRPAPGGEPPAGWVHGDFHPLNVLYRGTEPTAIVDWDRLGVQPRAEEAVRAAAIFFVRPCGTLDLGKVAAYAGAYRRACGAGAEELAAAVHRVWWERLNDFWMLTWRYQLGDRRTDPQFPAAAALAVWWTREYRAVRNAFTR, from the coding sequence GTGCTGCGCTCATCTGTAGTCCGGACGGCGGCGACGCCCGACAGAGACACCCTCGGATCCCTGCTCCGCCACTACGCAGGCGCCGGTGCGCCACTGTCCTGTGAGCCTGTCGCCGAGGGCCTGCTCAACCACGGCTACTTCCTCGCCACCACCCGCGGCCGCTACTTCCTCAAGCACCACCTCGACGGCGACCACGCAGCCCTCACCCGCCAGCACCGCGCCACGTACCGCCTCGCCGCGCTCGGGCTGCCGGTCGCCCCACCCATCGCCCATACGGACGGCCGCACCGTCACCGTCCTCGACGGCCGCTGCTACGCGCTGCACCCCTGGGTCGAAGGCCGCCACCTCGGCGGCGCCGCGCTGACCCGCGACCAGTCCCGGCGGCTCGGCGGCCTGCTCGGGCTCGTGCACACCGCACTGGAGGAGGTCATGGCGGACGAACCGCATCCGCCCCGGCCCCCCTGCGCGGACGCCGGCGCCGACCCCGAGCGGACCTTCGAGACGATTGACGAGCTGCTGGCCCTGGCCCGTGGAGCCCGGCCGCGCACCAGCTTCGACGAGCTCGCCGAACACCGTCTGCTGGAGCGCCGGGCCCTACTGGCGCAGCAGGCGCACCGCCGGCCGGCCCCGGGCGGGGAACCTCCCGCGGGCTGGGTGCACGGCGACTTCCACCCGCTGAATGTGCTCTACCGGGGCACGGAACCGACCGCGATCGTCGACTGGGACCGGCTGGGCGTCCAGCCGCGCGCCGAGGAGGCGGTACGCGCCGCCGCGATCTTCTTCGTGCGCCCCTGCGGCACGCTGGATCTGGGCAAGGTGGCGGCGTACGCGGGCGCCTACCGCAGGGCCTGTGGGGCCGGTGCCGAGGAACTCGCGGCGGCCGTCCACCGGGTGTGGTGGGAGCGGCTGAACGACTTCTGGATGCTCACCTGGCGCTACCAGCTGGGCGACCGCCGCACCGATCCACAATTCCCGGCGGCGGCCGCCCTGGCCGTCTGGTGGACCCGCGAGTACCGGGCCGTGCGGAACGCGTTCACCCGCTGA
- a CDS encoding protein kinase domain-containing protein has product MAPTQSPQGPSDPEATGSNIPDAPEMWGNGGLVGDGRYRLTRRLGRGGMAEVFAAEDVRLGRTVAVKLLRSDLAEDPVSKARFTREAQSVAGLNHHAVVAVYDSGEDLVGGNTVPYIVMELVEGHTIRDLLLNADAPPPDQALIIVSGVLEALAYSHQHGIVHRDIKPANVIITNSGAVKVMDFGIARALHGAQSTMTQTGMVMGTPQYLSPEQALGKTVDTRSDLYATGCLLYELLALRPPFTGETPLSVVYQHVQDMPVAPSQVADAVPPELDGLVMRSLAKDPDDRFQSAEEMRGLVQYSLQMLHEQGGHTGTWSTGPVALHEGGLSSPMGAAATTALPHPDAGQTTAQPILTPGMRDDDGGFDGGPRGTKSGRGKIWLIAALAVIAIAVGVAFALQNTGGEGKKHETPTSQSPTPSEDDKTSEPPTEEPSTPETAPEDTGDTGTYSEPPTEQPSTPPTSQPPTSEPPTSEPPTSEPPTSEPPTGPTDPTDPTGGTADGGAGDGGTADGGPDTGVTSGATG; this is encoded by the coding sequence ATGGCACCGACGCAGAGCCCCCAGGGCCCGTCCGACCCTGAGGCCACCGGCTCCAATATCCCCGACGCACCGGAGATGTGGGGCAACGGCGGGCTGGTCGGCGATGGCCGCTACCGGCTCACGCGACGGCTCGGCCGCGGTGGCATGGCGGAGGTGTTCGCGGCCGAGGACGTACGTCTCGGCCGGACCGTCGCCGTGAAGCTGCTGCGCTCCGACCTCGCCGAGGACCCGGTCTCCAAGGCCCGGTTCACGCGGGAGGCACAGTCCGTGGCCGGACTGAACCACCACGCCGTGGTCGCGGTCTACGACTCCGGTGAGGACCTGGTCGGCGGCAACACCGTGCCGTACATCGTGATGGAGTTGGTCGAGGGCCACACCATCCGCGATCTGCTGCTCAACGCCGACGCCCCGCCGCCGGACCAGGCGCTGATCATCGTCTCCGGTGTGCTGGAGGCGCTGGCCTACAGCCACCAGCACGGCATCGTGCACCGTGACATCAAGCCCGCTAACGTGATCATCACGAACAGCGGCGCCGTCAAGGTCATGGACTTCGGCATCGCCCGTGCGCTGCACGGCGCCCAGTCGACCATGACCCAGACCGGCATGGTCATGGGCACCCCCCAGTACCTCTCCCCGGAGCAGGCGCTCGGCAAGACCGTCGACACCCGCTCCGACCTCTACGCCACCGGCTGTCTGCTCTACGAACTCCTCGCGCTGCGGCCGCCGTTCACCGGCGAGACCCCGCTCTCGGTCGTCTACCAGCATGTGCAGGACATGCCGGTGGCGCCGTCCCAGGTCGCCGACGCGGTGCCGCCGGAGCTGGACGGCCTGGTCATGCGGTCGCTGGCGAAGGACCCCGACGACCGCTTCCAGTCCGCCGAGGAGATGCGCGGCCTGGTCCAGTACTCGCTCCAGATGCTGCATGAGCAGGGCGGTCACACCGGCACCTGGAGCACCGGGCCGGTCGCCCTGCACGAGGGCGGCCTCTCCTCGCCCATGGGCGCCGCGGCCACCACGGCGCTGCCGCACCCCGACGCCGGCCAGACCACGGCGCAGCCGATCCTGACGCCCGGTATGCGGGACGACGACGGCGGTTTCGACGGCGGGCCCCGGGGGACCAAGAGCGGCCGCGGCAAGATCTGGCTGATCGCGGCGCTGGCGGTGATCGCCATCGCGGTGGGTGTGGCGTTCGCGTTGCAGAACACCGGCGGTGAGGGCAAGAAGCACGAGACGCCCACCTCGCAGTCGCCGACGCCGTCGGAGGACGACAAGACGAGCGAGCCGCCGACGGAGGAGCCGAGCACTCCGGAGACCGCGCCCGAAGACACCGGTGACACCGGCACCTACAGCGAGCCGCCGACCGAGCAGCCCAGCACGCCGCCGACGTCCCAGCCGCCGACCTCGGAGCCGCCGACCTCGGAGCCTCCGACGTCCGAGCCTCCGACGTCCGAGCCGCCGACCGGCCCCACCGATCCCACCGACCCCACCGGCGGGACCGCTGACGGGGGCGCCGGCGACGGGGGCACCGCCGACGGCGGCCCGGACACCGGAGTGACCTCGGGCGCCACCGGCTGA